The Lutibacter profundi genome includes a region encoding these proteins:
- a CDS encoding nitrous oxide reductase family maturation protein NosD gives MRFKIFFFLFFSILTSTAKQIEVCNSCNIKTITEAIKISVAGDTILVKKGVYKEQNIIIDKSISLIGEKGAIIDGENEGGILIFETDNFTIKGIKIINVGLSYTIDYAAIRVVKAENFIIEDCILEGVFFGILIEKSKRGIIRNNKISSDRKNEASSGNGIHIWSGSEMEIYNNELFGLRDGLYFEFVKKSKIYKNVSHDNIRYGLHFMFSNHNIYHHNEFRNNGAGVAVMFSKFITMYNNTFKLNWGSASYGLLLKEIYDAEIYNNLFEENTIGINGEGCTRINYTNNTFLRNGWAVKIAGACYANIFEKNDFMHNSLDLAYNSKVNDNKFENNYWSEYTGYDLNNDGIGDIPYRPVKLFSYIVNKTPEALVLLRSLFVDIINFSEKVSPVFTPDNLMDKNPIMKRIND, from the coding sequence ATGAGATTTAAAATTTTCTTTTTCCTTTTTTTCAGTATCTTAACTAGCACGGCTAAACAAATTGAGGTTTGTAATAGCTGTAATATAAAAACCATAACAGAGGCCATTAAAATCTCAGTAGCAGGTGATACAATTTTAGTTAAGAAAGGCGTATATAAAGAGCAAAACATTATTATTGATAAATCAATTTCATTAATAGGTGAAAAAGGAGCCATAATTGATGGTGAAAATGAAGGAGGGATACTAATATTTGAAACAGATAATTTCACAATAAAAGGTATAAAAATTATCAATGTTGGTTTAAGTTATACCATTGATTATGCAGCAATAAGAGTTGTGAAAGCAGAAAATTTCATCATTGAAGATTGTATATTAGAAGGTGTTTTTTTTGGAATTTTAATTGAAAAATCAAAGAGAGGTATAATACGTAATAATAAAATTTCAAGTGATAGGAAAAATGAAGCGAGCTCTGGTAATGGTATTCATATATGGAGTGGAAGTGAAATGGAAATTTACAATAATGAATTGTTTGGATTACGAGATGGACTTTACTTTGAATTTGTTAAGAAAAGTAAAATTTATAAAAATGTAAGTCATGATAATATTCGTTATGGATTGCATTTTATGTTTTCAAACCATAATATCTATCACCATAATGAGTTTAGAAACAATGGTGCTGGTGTAGCAGTTATGTTTTCTAAGTTCATTACAATGTATAACAATACGTTTAAATTAAATTGGGGTTCTGCTTCGTATGGATTATTATTAAAAGAAATTTATGACGCTGAAATTTACAATAATTTATTTGAAGAAAATACCATAGGTATAAACGGAGAAGGTTGTACCAGAATTAATTATACAAATAATACTTTCTTGCGTAATGGTTGGGCAGTTAAAATTGCAGGAGCTTGTTATGCAAATATTTTTGAAAAGAATGACTTTATGCATAATTCTTTAGATTTAGCATATAATTCTAAAGTAAACGATAATAAATTTGAAAATAATTATTGGAGTGAGTATACAGGATATGATTTAAATAATGATGGAATTGGTGATATCCCATATCGTCCAGTAAAATTATTTTCATACATCGTAAATAAAACACCAGAAGCTTTGGTATTATTAAGAAGTTTATTTGTAGATATTATCAATTTTTCAGAAAAAGTTTCACCGGTTTTTACACCAGATAATTTAATGGATAAGAACCCTATAATGAAAAGAATTAATGATTGA
- a CDS encoding ABC transporter ATP-binding protein: protein MIEFKNLHKSFGKLTVLDGLDLSIKKGGIFAILGPNGSGKTTLIKCLLGMVIPNKGEINFNNESVLKKWEYRNNLNYLPQIANFPPNLTVIELINMVKNLRPKESKESKLIELFGLEDFLNKKLGNLSGGTKQKVNIVLTFMFDSELIILDEPTTGLDPIALIHLKELIQQEKANGKTILITTHIMSVVDELADEIVFLLDGKIYFKGSIEALKKQTNNNNLEHAIANLISKQYA from the coding sequence ATGATTGAATTTAAAAATTTACACAAAAGTTTTGGTAAATTAACTGTTTTAGACGGTTTAGATTTGTCAATAAAAAAAGGAGGAATTTTTGCCATTCTAGGACCAAATGGATCGGGTAAAACAACACTAATTAAATGTTTGCTAGGAATGGTAATTCCAAATAAAGGAGAAATAAACTTTAATAATGAGAGTGTTTTAAAAAAATGGGAGTATAGAAATAATTTAAATTATTTACCTCAAATAGCCAATTTCCCCCCAAATTTAACAGTTATTGAACTAATTAATATGGTAAAAAACCTTCGCCCAAAAGAATCAAAAGAATCTAAATTAATAGAACTTTTTGGTTTAGAAGATTTTTTAAATAAAAAATTAGGAAATTTATCGGGTGGAACAAAACAGAAAGTAAATATTGTACTTACGTTTATGTTTGACAGTGAACTAATAATTTTAGACGAACCAACTACAGGTTTAGATCCCATAGCACTTATTCACTTAAAAGAGTTAATACAACAAGAAAAAGCGAATGGGAAAACCATATTAATAACAACGCACATTATGAGTGTTGTTGATGAGTTGGCTGATGAAATTGTATTTCTGTTAGATGGTAAAATTTATTTCAAAGGAAGTATTGAAGCCCTTAAAAAGCAAACCAATAATAATAATTTAGAGCATGCCATTGCCAATTTAATTTCAAAACAATATGCTTAA
- a CDS encoding nitrous oxide metabolic protein, with the protein MLKILKYSFYDLMRSRWSYVYFVFYLLLGFVLLFLNNDVSKAVITLMNIIIVLTPLIGTIFGVMYYYNSREFTELLLAQPINRSKIFMGQYMGISLSLTLSLLLGLGIPFIAYGLFKSAAIFNFSLLLVVGSFLNFIFVALSYNIALSTENKIKGFGYAILMWLFLAVIYDGIFLISLMVFNDYPLDKFSLIATMFNPIDLSRILILLKLDISALLGYTGAVFRKFFGTNMGMLLSMCTLILWVVFPVFRINRKLRKKDF; encoded by the coding sequence ATGCTTAAAATATTAAAATATAGTTTTTATGACCTTATGCGTAGTAGATGGAGCTACGTGTACTTTGTCTTTTATTTATTACTAGGTTTTGTATTGTTATTTTTAAATAATGATGTATCAAAAGCAGTAATAACATTAATGAATATCATTATAGTATTAACACCGCTTATAGGAACTATTTTTGGGGTTATGTATTATTATAATTCAAGAGAATTTACAGAGTTGTTGTTGGCACAACCAATAAATAGAAGTAAAATATTTATGGGGCAATACATGGGTATATCACTTTCATTAACACTAAGTTTACTCCTAGGTTTAGGAATTCCATTTATAGCATATGGCTTATTTAAATCTGCAGCAATTTTTAATTTTAGTTTATTGTTAGTAGTTGGCTCATTTTTAAACTTTATTTTTGTTGCTCTTTCATATAATATAGCACTTTCAACCGAAAATAAAATAAAAGGTTTTGGATATGCAATTTTAATGTGGTTGTTTTTAGCTGTTATATATGATGGTATTTTCTTAATTTCTTTGATGGTTTTTAATGATTATCCGCTAGATAAATTTTCATTAATTGCAACCATGTTTAACCCTATTGATTTATCAAGAATACTAATTTTATTGAAATTAGATATTTCAGCATTATTAGGTTATACAGGAGCTGTTTTCAGAAAGTTTTTTGGAACAAATATGGGAATGTTACTTTCAATGTGTACACTTATATTATGGGTAGTATTCCCAGTTTTTAGAATCAATAGGAAACTTAGAAAAAAAGATTTTTAA
- a CDS encoding NAD-dependent epimerase/dehydratase family protein — protein MNNRILIIGACGQIGTELTLKLREVNGSDAVIAADIREGNDELMQSGPFEIVDALNKGAIEKIIDKYAINELYLMAAMLSATGEKHPSKAWELNMNSLFNVLNLAKEGKIKKVFWPSSIAVFGPTTPKENTPQKTIMEPTTVYGISKLAGERWCEYYYNRYGVDVRSLRYPGIISWKTNPGGGTTDYAVEIYHNALHNRKYDSFLSENTKLPMMYMDDAIEATIKIMDVKPEAIKIRSSYNLAAMSFTPEQIASEIKTFIPEFEITYHKDFRQNIADSWPRSIDDSNAKKDWGWQPKFDLHSMSENMLNSLFKKFNNN, from the coding sequence ATGAATAACCGTATTTTAATTATTGGGGCTTGTGGTCAAATTGGTACTGAATTGACACTAAAACTTCGTGAAGTTAATGGAAGTGATGCTGTAATTGCTGCTGATATTAGAGAGGGAAATGATGAGTTAATGCAGTCTGGGCCTTTTGAAATAGTAGATGCTTTAAATAAAGGTGCTATTGAAAAAATTATTGATAAATACGCAATTAATGAATTGTATTTAATGGCAGCAATGCTTTCTGCAACTGGTGAAAAGCACCCTTCAAAAGCTTGGGAATTAAATATGAACTCATTATTTAATGTACTTAATTTAGCTAAAGAAGGAAAGATTAAAAAAGTTTTTTGGCCAAGTTCTATTGCTGTATTTGGACCAACTACACCTAAAGAAAACACCCCTCAAAAAACAATTATGGAGCCTACAACAGTTTATGGTATAAGTAAACTTGCAGGTGAACGTTGGTGTGAATATTATTACAATAGGTATGGTGTTGATGTTAGAAGCCTACGTTATCCTGGAATTATAAGTTGGAAAACAAATCCTGGAGGTGGAACTACCGATTACGCCGTAGAAATTTATCACAATGCACTGCACAATCGTAAATATGATTCTTTTTTAAGTGAAAATACAAAACTACCAATGATGTATATGGATGATGCAATTGAAGCTACCATAAAAATTATGGATGTAAAACCAGAAGCAATAAAAATTAGATCATCTTATAATTTGGCTGCAATGAGTTTTACACCTGAACAAATTGCCTCAGAAATAAAAACTTTTATCCCTGAGTTTGAAATTACTTATCATAAAGATTTTAGGCAAAATATTGCTGATAGTTGGCCAAGAAGTATTGATGATTCTAATGCTAAAAAAGATTGGGGGTGGCAACCTAAATTTGATTTACACTCAATGTCTGAAAATATGTTAAATAGTTTATTTAAAAAATTTAACAACAACTAA
- a CDS encoding nuclear transport factor 2 family protein codes for MKNIIYFLLISSLFLSCEKKQTSKQVNITVEKEKINNVLNAWHKSAAEANFDLYFNAMAADAIFIGTDASENWTIPAFKNFSKPYFDKGKAWNFKPVERNVYVNSDGRIAWFDELLDTWMGVCRGSGVLKKNGDTWKIEHYVLSLTIPNGNVEDVRKINKEKDSLFLKKIRKYVK; via the coding sequence ATGAAAAATATAATTTATTTTTTACTTATATCATCTTTGTTTTTGAGTTGTGAAAAAAAACAAACATCAAAACAAGTTAATATTACTGTTGAGAAAGAAAAGATTAATAATGTACTAAATGCGTGGCATAAAAGCGCTGCTGAAGCAAATTTTGATTTGTATTTTAATGCGATGGCTGCAGATGCTATTTTTATAGGGACGGATGCTTCAGAAAACTGGACAATTCCAGCATTTAAAAATTTTAGTAAACCTTATTTTGATAAAGGTAAGGCTTGGAACTTTAAGCCTGTTGAACGTAATGTGTATGTTAATTCAGATGGGAGAATTGCATGGTTTGATGAATTATTAGATACTTGGATGGGGGTTTGTAGAGGTTCAGGAGTATTAAAGAAAAATGGAGATACTTGGAAAATTGAACACTATGTTCTTTCTTTAACAATACCTAATGGTAATGTAGAAGATGTAAGAAAAATAAATAAAGAAAAAGATTCATTATTTCTAAAAAAAATTAGAAAATATGTTAAATAA
- a CDS encoding regulatory protein RecX, giving the protein MKKQKSYTVDEATKVLEHFCAYQERCHKEVEQKLYDLQMIPEAKEKIILHLLQHNFLNEERFAKAFVRGKFSIKKWGKIKIVNELKFKNISSYNIKTALKEINEEEYFSTLQKIAKKKMSLIREPNAFKKKNKLVTFLISKGYESELIYKIVNTLI; this is encoded by the coding sequence ATGAAAAAACAAAAATCATATACTGTTGATGAAGCTACTAAAGTTTTAGAACATTTTTGTGCATACCAAGAACGGTGTCATAAAGAAGTTGAACAAAAATTATATGATTTACAAATGATTCCTGAAGCCAAAGAAAAGATAATTCTTCATTTATTACAGCATAATTTTTTAAATGAAGAACGATTTGCTAAAGCTTTTGTAAGAGGTAAATTCTCTATCAAAAAATGGGGAAAAATTAAAATTGTGAATGAACTTAAATTTAAAAATATTTCTTCATACAATATTAAAACGGCTTTGAAAGAAATTAATGAAGAGGAATATTTTAGTACGCTCCAAAAAATTGCTAAAAAAAAAATGAGTCTGATAAGAGAACCAAATGCGTTTAAGAAAAAAAATAAACTTGTTACTTTTCTTATTTCAAAAGGTTATGAATCTGAATTAATTTATAAGATTGTAAATACCCTTATTTAA
- a CDS encoding efflux RND transporter permease subunit, with protein sequence MNKVLKEFKLSTWSIHNKMTVFVLIVMIFIAGIFSYQSMPREAFPEIVIPQIFISTPYPGNSAIDIEKLITRPLEKEINGISGVDEIISTSIEGFSSIQVKFDFSITPTEALRKVKDKVDAAKSDKDFPTDLPADPNVQEMNFAELRPIMNINLSGDFSMDELKEYGEYLEDEIEKVPEISKVDIRGIQDKEMEISVDLYKMEVSLISFNDIAQAIQNENITISGGDLLEEGLRRNVRIIGEFKSAKEIADIIVKQEHGHIVYLRDIASVNFKEQEKQSYAREFSQPVVMLDVTKRGGENLINASEQIDVIIAKAKEDYFPSNLNISKTNDQTNDTKTMVADLENSIILGIILVVLVLLFFLGIRNALFVGIAIPLSMFISFIVLSALGVTLNIMVLFSLVIALGMLVDNGIVVVENVHRLLDEGYSKIDAAKYGVGEVAMPIIASTATTLAAFLPLAFWPGIMGEFMRYLPITLIIVLTSSLFVALVINPMLTSVFMKIKEDKVNFKKILLYSSIVFSVGVVFIILGLTTETKGFNAFGLLLVFAGLLRVINTKILSPATAWFQYVYLPRQENLYERVLRFSLKGKRPRRFLFGTFGLLILSILLFGVFPPKVLFFPETPPKQVYVYLEYPIGTDIEVTNKLSSEIETKIQNYLKKYEINGANFLITSVIGQVGEGTSDPNRGQPGGPTPNKARITVDFVKFMERKGIHTNDVLIEIRNLLQEYPGVNITVDKPSDGPPTGAPINIEVSGEDYNQLLTTSEAIKQFINESNILGIEDLKLDVEQGKPELPIIIDRQKARRLNISTVQIGDALRTSLFGKEVSTFKDGEDDYPINIRLMDKYRYNKEALINQKITFRNQSDGKIVQVPISAVAHAEKSSTFSAVKRKDLKRVITIFSNVLENYNATEVNDQIRKILANYKLPKNVAVSFTGEQEKQAEEMAFLSKALLIAVFLIFLILVGQFNSTSTPIIISLSVVLSLIGVLLGLIAFRMEFVIMMTMIGVISLAGIVVNNAIVLIDYTILIMQRKRLELGLEEGILTKELIYESIVEGGKTRLRPVILTAITTILGLLPMAIGININFMTLFTEFNPQFYIGGENVAFWGPMSWTIIFGLTFATFLTLIIVPVMFSILNNFKLWLNRKQ encoded by the coding sequence ATGAATAAAGTATTAAAAGAGTTTAAACTTTCAACATGGTCAATTCATAATAAAATGACTGTATTTGTGTTGATTGTAATGATTTTTATAGCTGGTATATTCTCTTACCAAAGTATGCCTAGAGAGGCCTTCCCTGAAATTGTTATTCCTCAAATATTTATATCAACACCTTATCCCGGAAACTCAGCAATTGACATCGAAAAGTTAATTACACGTCCACTTGAAAAAGAAATTAATGGAATATCTGGAGTTGATGAAATTATTTCAACTTCAATTGAAGGTTTTTCTTCTATTCAAGTAAAATTTGATTTTAGTATTACCCCAACTGAAGCATTGCGTAAGGTAAAAGACAAAGTTGATGCAGCAAAATCTGACAAAGATTTCCCAACAGATTTACCTGCCGATCCCAACGTACAAGAAATGAATTTTGCCGAATTAAGGCCAATAATGAATATTAATTTGTCAGGAGATTTTTCTATGGATGAATTAAAAGAATATGGCGAATATTTAGAAGATGAAATTGAAAAGGTTCCTGAAATTTCAAAAGTTGATATTCGCGGTATTCAAGATAAAGAAATGGAAATTAGTGTTGACTTGTACAAAATGGAAGTCTCACTAATTAGTTTTAATGATATCGCTCAAGCTATTCAAAATGAAAATATAACTATTTCTGGCGGTGATTTATTAGAAGAAGGTTTGCGTAGAAATGTGCGCATTATTGGCGAATTTAAATCGGCAAAAGAAATAGCAGATATTATTGTAAAGCAAGAACATGGACACATTGTTTACTTGCGTGATATTGCTAGTGTTAATTTTAAAGAACAAGAAAAACAAAGTTATGCGCGTGAGTTTTCGCAGCCAGTAGTTATGCTTGATGTTACAAAGCGTGGTGGTGAAAATTTAATAAATGCTTCTGAACAAATTGATGTAATTATTGCGAAAGCTAAAGAAGATTATTTCCCTTCAAACTTAAACATTTCTAAAACAAATGATCAAACTAACGACACCAAAACAATGGTTGCCGATTTGGAAAACAGTATTATTTTAGGAATTATATTAGTGGTGTTGGTATTACTTTTTTTCCTTGGAATTAGAAATGCTCTTTTTGTAGGAATTGCTATTCCATTATCTATGTTTATCTCCTTTATTGTACTTAGTGCTTTAGGTGTTACCTTAAATATAATGGTGTTATTCTCTTTAGTAATTGCTCTGGGAATGTTGGTAGATAATGGTATTGTGGTAGTTGAAAATGTGCATCGGTTATTAGATGAAGGCTATTCAAAAATAGATGCTGCTAAATATGGCGTTGGAGAAGTTGCCATGCCAATTATTGCTTCAACAGCAACTACTTTGGCGGCCTTTTTACCTTTGGCTTTTTGGCCTGGAATAATGGGTGAATTTATGAGATACTTGCCTATTACGTTAATTATTGTTTTAACATCTTCTTTGTTTGTTGCATTAGTTATAAACCCTATGTTAACTTCTGTTTTTATGAAAATAAAAGAAGATAAAGTTAATTTTAAAAAAATATTATTATATAGTTCTATCGTTTTTTCTGTAGGAGTTGTGTTTATAATTTTAGGGTTAACAACAGAAACTAAAGGATTTAACGCATTCGGATTACTTCTTGTTTTCGCTGGTTTATTAAGAGTTATAAATACTAAAATATTATCCCCAGCAACTGCATGGTTTCAATATGTTTATTTACCTAGACAAGAAAATTTATATGAGCGAGTTTTACGATTTTCATTAAAAGGGAAAAGACCTAGAAGATTTCTTTTTGGAACTTTTGGTTTGTTAATTTTATCTATACTGCTTTTTGGTGTATTTCCTCCTAAAGTACTTTTCTTTCCAGAAACACCGCCAAAACAAGTATATGTTTATTTAGAATACCCTATTGGAACAGATATTGAAGTGACCAATAAACTTTCATCTGAAATTGAAACTAAAATTCAAAATTATTTAAAGAAATATGAAATAAACGGAGCTAATTTTTTAATTACTTCAGTTATTGGACAAGTTGGTGAAGGAACTAGCGACCCAAATAGAGGTCAACCAGGTGGACCAACACCTAACAAAGCTCGTATAACAGTAGATTTTGTGAAATTTATGGAGCGAAAAGGAATTCATACCAATGATGTTTTAATTGAAATTAGAAATTTACTTCAAGAATACCCAGGCGTAAATATAACGGTTGATAAACCATCGGATGGACCTCCAACTGGTGCTCCAATTAATATTGAAGTTTCAGGTGAAGATTACAATCAATTATTAACAACATCAGAAGCTATAAAACAATTTATTAACGAATCCAATATTTTAGGTATTGAAGATTTAAAATTAGATGTAGAACAAGGCAAACCAGAATTACCTATTATTATTGACCGTCAGAAAGCTAGACGTTTAAATATCTCAACAGTACAAATTGGAGATGCTTTAAGAACTTCATTATTTGGAAAAGAAGTTTCAACTTTTAAAGATGGTGAAGATGATTATCCAATTAACATCCGGTTAATGGATAAATACAGATACAATAAAGAGGCACTTATTAATCAAAAAATCACCTTTAGAAACCAAAGTGATGGTAAAATTGTACAAGTCCCAATTTCTGCAGTAGCACACGCTGAAAAATCATCAACTTTTAGTGCTGTTAAACGAAAAGATTTAAAAAGGGTTATTACCATTTTTTCAAATGTTCTTGAAAATTACAACGCTACTGAAGTGAATGATCAAATTAGAAAAATTTTAGCAAATTATAAGTTACCTAAAAATGTTGCTGTTTCATTTACTGGCGAACAAGAAAAACAAGCTGAAGAAATGGCATTTTTAAGCAAGGCTTTATTAATAGCGGTATTTTTAATTTTCTTAATTCTTGTAGGTCAATTTAACTCAACTTCAACACCTATTATCATTTCATTATCGGTTGTGTTAAGTTTAATTGGTGTATTACTTGGGTTAATTGCTTTTAGAATGGAATTTGTGATTATGATGACTATGATTGGTGTTATTTCACTAGCAGGTATTGTAGTAAACAATGCCATTGTATTGATAGATTATACTATTTTAATTATGCAACGTAAACGATTAGAACTAGGTTTAGAAGAAGGAATATTAACCAAAGAACTAATTTATGAAAGTATTGTTGAGGGTGGTAAAACACGCTTAAGACCTGTGATATTAACAGCTATAACAACTATTTTAGGATTATTACCAATGGCAATTGGTATTAATATAAATTTTATGACACTGTTTACGGAGTTTAACCCTCAGTTTTATATTGGTGGTGAAAATGTTGCCTTTTGGGGGCCAATGTCTTGGACCATTATTTTTGGATTAACTTTTGCCACTTTTTTAACATTAATTATTGTTCCTGTGATGTTTTCAATATTAAACAACTTTAAATTGTGGCTAAATAGAAAGCAATAG
- a CDS encoding efflux RND transporter periplasmic adaptor subunit, which translates to MKNIITFLIISILLISCKSESKKGSLEELTNQKTVLTGKIESLSKELKTVEEQISKLDNRENLQIITVIPVKNDTFKHYVEIQGIVQADKNIEIRPELGGIVKTIFVKEGQRVTGGQTLIQLEDVELQDAITELNTQLFLAKTTFERQKRLWDQKIGSEIQYLQTKTKKESLENKLASLKTQAKKMKITAPFSGVVDEIFPKKGELTSPQLVIIRLLNLDNIYVEADVTETYLPIIKIGTETIISFPSIHKEVTAKITQVGNYINPNNRSFKTRINLPNKNQRIKPNLLADVKFLDFKANGIIVPSNLVQQDQNNNNYVFTVKTKNGEHTVVKSIITAAKEYNHKTYVSEGLTKNDTIVNKGARLVQAGEIVKISAN; encoded by the coding sequence ATGAAAAACATAATCACCTTTTTAATAATTTCTATACTACTAATCTCTTGTAAAAGCGAATCTAAAAAAGGTTCATTAGAAGAGTTAACAAATCAGAAAACTGTTCTAACTGGTAAAATTGAAAGTTTATCAAAGGAGTTAAAAACGGTTGAAGAGCAAATTTCAAAATTAGATAATCGTGAAAATTTACAAATAATAACTGTAATACCTGTTAAAAATGATACTTTTAAACATTACGTAGAAATTCAGGGAATAGTACAAGCCGATAAAAACATTGAAATTCGTCCTGAGTTAGGAGGAATTGTAAAAACTATTTTTGTAAAAGAAGGGCAACGTGTTACTGGTGGACAAACACTAATTCAATTAGAAGATGTCGAACTTCAAGATGCAATTACTGAGCTAAACACCCAACTATTTTTAGCAAAAACAACTTTTGAACGTCAAAAACGCCTTTGGGATCAAAAAATAGGTTCTGAAATACAATATTTACAAACTAAAACTAAAAAAGAAAGTTTAGAAAACAAACTAGCTAGTTTAAAAACCCAAGCAAAAAAAATGAAAATTACAGCACCTTTTAGTGGTGTTGTTGATGAAATTTTTCCTAAAAAAGGGGAACTTACCAGCCCTCAATTAGTAATTATACGTTTATTAAATTTAGACAATATTTACGTTGAAGCTGACGTAACCGAAACGTATTTACCAATAATTAAAATAGGTACAGAAACTATAATTAGTTTCCCTTCAATTCATAAAGAAGTAACTGCAAAAATAACTCAAGTTGGAAATTATATAAATCCAAACAATAGAAGTTTTAAAACAAGAATTAACCTTCCAAATAAAAATCAACGTATTAAACCTAACTTATTGGCTGATGTTAAATTTTTAGATTTTAAAGCCAATGGTATTATAGTTCCATCAAATTTAGTACAGCAAGATCAAAATAACAATAATTATGTATTTACAGTTAAAACTAAAAATGGAGAACATACCGTTGTAAAAAGCATAATAACTGCTGCAAAAGAGTACAATCATAAAACGTATGTAAGTGAAGGGTTGACAAAAAATGATACTATCGTAAATAAAGGAGCTAGGCTTGTACAAGCTGGTGAAATTGTTAAAATAAGTGCAAACTAA
- a CDS encoding TolC family protein — translation MKKITLLFIGIFLSVVVNAQENISLSLEQAINYALKNSYAAINASRDIDVAKKKKWETTTMGLPQIDAKIDYKQWLKEQLILIPAEFIGGNPGEFTEVSFVTKHNMNASATLSQLIFDGSYIVGLQSAKTYLKIYENAKEKTDLSIREATINAYGNVLLSEESLLILQKNIQNLEKTLRETEQIYLNGLGEEESVEQLKITLSSVRSKLSKTKNLRNIAYKMLNITLGIDINTNVILTDSLNKLTKENIDLGLLSSDLTIENHVDFKIAKNTEKSNELLVKLEQSKALPSLSSFVNFDYGGFGNNFNFLNKEQRWFGSSLLGVTLNIPLFSSLARSARTQQAKIELEKARTNLTETEQKLQLQLETAKTEYNFSIEELETAKQNLTLAQRIEHKQQIKFFEGISTSFDLLQAQRQLYTLQQNYLQAMLTVIETKAALDNALNTPINN, via the coding sequence ATGAAAAAAATAACACTATTATTTATAGGAATATTTTTGAGTGTTGTTGTAAATGCACAAGAAAATATTTCACTATCACTTGAACAAGCTATAAATTACGCATTAAAAAATAGTTACGCTGCTATTAATGCATCAAGAGATATTGACGTTGCTAAAAAGAAAAAATGGGAAACTACAACCATGGGCTTACCACAAATAGATGCCAAAATTGATTACAAGCAATGGTTAAAAGAGCAATTAATTTTAATACCTGCTGAATTTATTGGTGGTAATCCGGGAGAATTTACAGAAGTATCATTTGTAACAAAACACAATATGAATGCTTCTGCTACTTTAAGTCAGTTAATTTTTGACGGTTCTTATATCGTTGGTTTACAATCAGCCAAAACTTACTTAAAAATATATGAAAATGCCAAGGAAAAAACAGATTTAAGTATTAGAGAGGCAACTATAAATGCATATGGCAATGTTCTGTTAAGTGAAGAAAGTCTTCTAATTTTACAAAAAAACATTCAAAATTTAGAAAAAACACTTCGAGAAACTGAGCAAATTTATTTAAATGGTTTAGGTGAAGAAGAGAGTGTTGAGCAATTAAAAATAACATTATCATCCGTTAGAAGTAAGCTTTCAAAAACTAAAAATTTAAGAAACATTGCCTATAAAATGTTAAACATAACTTTGGGAATTGATATAAACACCAACGTTATTTTAACCGACTCATTAAACAAATTAACAAAAGAAAATATTGATTTAGGATTACTGTCTTCTGATTTAACAATTGAAAATCACGTAGACTTTAAAATTGCAAAGAATACAGAAAAATCAAATGAACTTCTAGTGAAATTAGAGCAAAGTAAAGCACTGCCTTCTTTAAGTAGTTTTGTGAACTTTGATTACGGCGGGTTTGGAAATAACTTTAATTTTCTTAATAAAGAACAACGATGGTTTGGCTCATCATTACTTGGCGTAACTTTAAATATACCCCTGTTTAGTAGTTTGGCAAGAAGTGCTAGAACACAACAAGCTAAAATTGAACTTGAAAAAGCACGAACCAATTTAACAGAAACTGAACAAAAATTACAACTACAATTAGAAACTGCTAAAACCGAATACAATTTTAGTATTGAAGAACTAGAAACTGCAAAGCAAAATTTAACATTGGCTCAACGCATAGAGCATAAACAACAAATCAAATTTTTTGAAGGAATTTCAACAAGTTTTGATTTGCTACAAGCTCAAAGACAATTGTACACGTTACAACAAAATTATTTACAAGCAATGCTTACAGTAATTGAAACCAAAGCAGCTTTAGACAATGCATTAAATACACCAATTAATAACTAG